TTCCGGAATGGGAGTGGGTTCTTCGGCTGCTGGTCGCCGGCTTGTTAGGTGCGGCGATTGGGGCCGAGCGCAAGGTCCACTATAAGGATGCCGGACTCCGGACGCATTTCGTGGTGAGCATTGCCAGTGCGCTCATCATGATTGTCTCCAAGTACGGCTTTTTCGATCTCGTCAACGTCCACTCGATGAGTATTGACCCGAGCCGAATCGCGGCGCAGGTCGTCAGCGGCATCGGCTTTCTCGGCGCAGGCCTCATCATTTTCCGGCGCAATGCCATCACGGGCCTCACGACGGCGGCGGGCATTTGGGCGACCGCCGGCATCGGTCTCGCGGTGGGCAGTGGTCTATATCTCATTTCCGTGGCCGCGACGGCGTTTGTGCTCATTGGCCTGGTGGCGTTGAAAAAGCTGGAGCAGCGACTGGTCAAGCAGCTCGATACCATCACGGTGACCGCGCGCCAAAGTGAAGGCGTCATTGCGAGGGTGCGGTCTGTGCTGGTGAGCGCTGGGGTGTCCATTGAACGCGTGGGTGTCAGTGTCTTGGAGGAGCACCCGAACCTGATGGAGCTGGAATTTTCCTGTCGTTTTCGCCCCGATCTCGATGCTGGCCGGGTCACGGATTCGTTGATTCAGATTGAAGGCGTGCAGGCCGTCGATTTCGCCTCCTCGCGGGCGGCGGAGTGATGGCCAGCAAAAGAACCCGACAGTCCCAGCATAAGCCCGCCAACAACGGCGTGATCGCGCGGCGAACAGCGTGATTGCGCCAGCAACAACGTCAGCCCGGGACGATTGACATCCGTCCCAATCCCCCGTATACTGCATGTGTACCACGTGGACTGGTACACATATTACAGGTAGGATGCCAACTGGAGGCCAGAGGATGTGGCTTCAGGTCAATCCGCGGTCGCCCGTACCGGTCTATCAACAAGTGGTGGACGGCGTGAAGGCGGCGGTGGCCAAGGGGCTGCTGCAGCCAGGCGAACGTTTGCCGTCCGTGCGCGAGTTGGCGACTGAAATGACCATCAACCACAACACCATCGCCAAGGCGTACCAGGAGCTGGAACGCGAGCGGGTGATTGAAGTGGTGCGCGGGCGCGGCACCTTCATTGCGCTGCAGCCGTCCGTGCCCAATCGGGAGGAGCGGATGCTGAGCATGCGCGAGGAGATGCGCCGCTTGCTGGTGGAAGCGCACCACTTGCACCTGTCGAGTGACGATGTGCTGCAGATGTTTGTGCAGGTGGTTGAAGAATGGCGATCGCAAACAGGAGGGGTAGCGGGTGACCAAAGCGGTAGAAACCGTCAGTCTGACCAAACGGTTTGATGCGCGTCTCGCGGTGGATGACGTGCATCTCACAGTGCCGGAAGGGTCGATTTACGGGGTGGTTGGCGCAAACGGCGCAGGCAAGAGTACGCTGCTCCGGCTCATCCTGGGGACGTTGTGGCCCACCCGCGGGGAAGTTCGGCTGTTTGGCGAGCCCTTGCCGCGGGAGTCGGCGTCGTTTCGGCAGCGTGTGCACTTTGTCGGCGCGGACGGCGAGATGCTGCGGTCCTTTCGCGTGCACGAACTGGCCCGCTACTCGAGTTTGCTGTATGAACGCTGGGATGCAGCGCGCTGCGACCGATTGTTCAAGGCGCTCGAACTGCCGCGGGACCGGACCATTCGCAACCTGTCCACGGGCATGAAGATGCAGCTGCGCCTGGCCATTGCGTTGTCGGCGCACCCCGACCTGCCCATTCTGGATGAGCCGACGAATGGGCTTGACCCCGTCGTGAAACGGCAGTTTCTGCAGCTCATCGTACAGGAGGCGGCGGGGCAGGGGACGACGGTGCTGCTGGCGACGCACCTGCTGGAGGATGTGGAGCGCATCGCCGACGGGATGGCCGTCCTGTATCAAGGGCGTGTGCTTGCGTCCGGCGTGATCGACGACCTGAAAGGCCGCGTCCGCCGGTACCAGGCGGCCTTGCCGGGGGGGCTGCCGCCAGCCATCGAAGACGACCCTGCTGTGTCCCGGGTCGAGCGAAAGGGGCAGGTGTTCACCATTACCGTCGAAGGTGACACGGCAGACATCGAGCAGCGTCTGCGTGCCGCCGGTGCGCCGTTTGTGGAACCCATTGAACTGGAACTGTCGGACCTGTTCCGCTATTTGATGGAGAAGGAAGGGTACAGTCGTGACAGCGTTCTTCTCTCCTGACGCGGTGCGGTTGGAGACGTGGTTTCCCAAAGCCTTGTTGTACCGCGAGTGGCGCCTGAACCGGGGGAAATACGCGCTGGCCGCAGCCCTGTGGATGGCAGAGTTCATTGGCCAGTGGTGGTTTGCCGCCAGGCTGCCGCTGCCGGCGCAGCAGTACGAGCGGACTGTGCTGCGAGGCTATGCCTTGTCCAATTTGTCAAACGCG
Above is a genomic segment from Alicyclobacillus cycloheptanicus containing:
- a CDS encoding GntR family transcriptional regulator, whose amino-acid sequence is MWLQVNPRSPVPVYQQVVDGVKAAVAKGLLQPGERLPSVRELATEMTINHNTIAKAYQELERERVIEVVRGRGTFIALQPSVPNREERMLSMREEMRRLLVEAHHLHLSSDDVLQMFVQVVEEWRSQTGGVAGDQSGRNRQSDQTV
- a CDS encoding ABC transporter ATP-binding protein; this encodes MTKAVETVSLTKRFDARLAVDDVHLTVPEGSIYGVVGANGAGKSTLLRLILGTLWPTRGEVRLFGEPLPRESASFRQRVHFVGADGEMLRSFRVHELARYSSLLYERWDAARCDRLFKALELPRDRTIRNLSTGMKMQLRLAIALSAHPDLPILDEPTNGLDPVVKRQFLQLIVQEAAGQGTTVLLATHLLEDVERIADGMAVLYQGRVLASGVIDDLKGRVRRYQAALPGGLPPAIEDDPAVSRVERKGQVFTITVEGDTADIEQRLRAAGAPFVEPIELELSDLFRYLMEKEGYSRDSVLLS
- a CDS encoding MgtC/SapB family protein; translation: MPEWEWVLRLLVAGLLGAAIGAERKVHYKDAGLRTHFVVSIASALIMIVSKYGFFDLVNVHSMSIDPSRIAAQVVSGIGFLGAGLIIFRRNAITGLTTAAGIWATAGIGLAVGSGLYLISVAATAFVLIGLVALKKLEQRLVKQLDTITVTARQSEGVIARVRSVLVSAGVSIERVGVSVLEEHPNLMELEFSCRFRPDLDAGRVTDSLIQIEGVQAVDFASSRAAE